One window from the genome of Deinococcota bacterium encodes:
- a CDS encoding ribonuclease J, with the protein MGEIGKNMFAFGYEDEILLVDGGLAFPDADMLGVDILVPKIDWVIENQDKIKGWVLTHGHEDHIGGLPYMLRLLPKLPMYGAKLTLGLLRGKFEEFNLSENDVDLREITPDERIKISRYFTVDFFRMTHSIPDNSGVIIHTPIGRIVHSGDFKLDYNPADGKTSHLHKLAQAGEEGVLALISDSTNAERPGYTLSEQDVMQSVEALVAKAKGRVLVTTFASHVHRLQNFIRVAEAHDRRVVVEGRSMVKNIAIAQELGYLESKQKIISTDQMAQLPDDKVLFLCTGSQGQPMAALSRLAAGNHRKINLKPGDTVIMSSNPIPGNEEAVGRVINQLYARKVNVFYPPTYKVHASGHASQEELKLILDLTRPKFFIPFHGEPRHQVNHVRLAEGMSRPPQKNLIVENGDVIEIARDDMRKVGEVEAGVIYVDGVGSTREEVSEPVIRDRQTLAEEGVVVIMAVTGKKPSIEVVSRGVMQNHKDVHAEIQRIALESLQRAVREKRNLGDIRDDIFYPVRRYLRKATGRNPLIMPVVFEA; encoded by the coding sequence ATGGGCGAGATCGGCAAGAACATGTTCGCCTTTGGTTACGAGGACGAGATCCTGCTCGTTGACGGCGGCCTCGCCTTTCCCGACGCCGACATGCTCGGCGTCGACATTCTGGTGCCCAAGATCGACTGGGTGATCGAAAATCAGGACAAGATCAAGGGCTGGGTGCTCACCCACGGCCACGAGGACCACATCGGCGGCCTGCCCTACATGCTCCGCCTCCTGCCCAAGCTGCCCATGTACGGCGCCAAGCTGACGCTCGGGCTCCTAAGGGGCAAGTTCGAGGAGTTCAACCTCTCGGAAAACGACGTGGACCTGCGCGAGATCACGCCCGACGAGCGGATCAAGATCAGCCGCTACTTCACGGTGGACTTTTTCAGGATGACCCACTCGATCCCCGACAACTCGGGCGTCATCATCCACACCCCCATCGGCCGCATCGTCCATTCGGGCGACTTCAAGCTCGACTACAACCCCGCCGACGGCAAGACCAGCCACCTCCACAAGCTCGCCCAGGCGGGCGAGGAGGGCGTCCTGGCGCTTATCTCCGACTCGACCAACGCCGAGCGGCCGGGCTACACCTTGAGCGAGCAGGACGTGATGCAAAGCGTCGAAGCCCTGGTCGCCAAGGCCAAGGGCCGCGTCTTGGTGACCACCTTCGCGTCGCACGTCCACCGCCTGCAGAACTTCATCCGCGTGGCGGAAGCGCACGACCGCCGTGTGGTGGTGGAGGGGCGCTCGATGGTCAAGAACATCGCGATCGCCCAGGAACTCGGTTATCTGGAAAGCAAACAGAAGATCATCAGCACCGACCAGATGGCCCAGTTGCCCGATGACAAGGTGCTCTTTTTGTGCACCGGTTCGCAGGGCCAGCCGATGGCCGCCCTGTCGCGCTTGGCGGCGGGCAACCACCGCAAGATCAACCTGAAGCCGGGCGACACCGTCATCATGTCCTCAAACCCCATTCCCGGCAACGAGGAAGCGGTGGGGCGCGTCATCAACCAGCTCTACGCGCGCAAGGTCAACGTCTTCTACCCGCCGACCTACAAGGTCCACGCCTCGGGCCACGCCAGCCAGGAAGAGCTCAAGCTGATCTTGGACCTCACCCGGCCCAAGTTCTTCATCCCCTTCCACGGCGAGCCGCGCCACCAGGTCAACCACGTCCGCCTCGCCGAGGGCATGTCGAGGCCGCCGCAGAAAAACCTCATCGTCGAAAACGGCGACGTTATCGAGATTGCTCGCGACGACATGAGGAAGGTCGGAGAGGTCGAGGCGGGCGTCATCTACGTCGACGGCGTGGGCAGCACCCGCGAGGAGGTCTCCGAGCCCGTCATCCGTGACCGCCAGACGCTCGCGGAGGAGGGCGTGGTGGTCATCATGGCGGTGACGGGCAAAAAGCCCTCGATCGAGGTAGTCAGCCGCGGCGTCATGCAAAACCACAAGGACGTCCACGCCGAGATCCAGCGCATCGCCCTGGAGAGCCTGCAACGCGCCGTTCGCGAAAAACGCAACCTGGGCGACATTCGCGACGACATCTTCTACCCGGTGCGCCGTTACCTGCGCAAGGCGACGGGCCGCAACCCGCTCATCATGCCGGTGGTGTTCGAGGCCTAA